A window of the Pongo abelii isolate AG06213 chromosome 10, NHGRI_mPonAbe1-v2.0_pri, whole genome shotgun sequence genome harbors these coding sequences:
- the HOXC12 gene encoding homeobox protein Hox-C12: MGEHNLLNPGFVGPLVNIHTGDTFYFPNFRASGAQLPGLPSLSYPRRDNVCSLPWPSAEPCNGYPQPYLGSPVSLNPPFGRTCELARVEDSKGYYREPCAEGGGGGLKREERGRDPGAGPGAALLPLEPSGPPALGFKYDYAAGGGGGDGGAGPPHDPPSCQSLESDSSSSLLNEGNKGAGAGEPGSLVSPLNPGGGLSASGAPWYPIHSRSRKKRKPYSKLQLAELEGEFLVNEFITRQRRRELSDRLNLSDQQVKIWFQNRRMKKKRLLLREQALSFF; the protein is encoded by the exons ATGGGCGAGCATAATCTCCTGAATCCCGGGTTTGTGGGGCCGCTGGTAAACATCCACACGGGAGACACCTTCTACTTCCCCAACTTCCGCGCGTCTGGGGCGCAGCTTCCCGGGCTGCCTTCGCTGTCCTACCCACGCCGCGACAACGTGTGCTCCCTGCCCTGGCCGTCGGCGGAGCCGTGCAATGGCTACCCGCAGCCCTACCTCGGCAGCCCAGTGTCTCTCAACCCTCCCTTCGGCCGCACGTGCGAGCTGGCGCGCGTGGAGGACAGCAAGGGTTACTACCGCGAGCCGTGCGCCGAGGGTGGCGGCGGGGGCCTGAAGCGTGAGGAGCGCGGGCGCGACCCGGGAGCCGGGCCCGGGGCAGCGCTGCTCCCGCTGGAGCCGTCGGGGCCGCCTGCGCTCGGCTTCAAGTACGACTACGCGGCGGGCGGCGGCGGTGGCGACGGCGGCGCAGGACCTCCGCACGACCCGCCCTCCTGCCAGTCGCTGGAATCCGACTCCAGTTCGTCCCTGCTCAACGAAGGCAACAAGGGCGCGGGCGCAGGCGAGCCCGGCAGCTTGGTATCGCCGTTGAACCCCGGCGGCGGGCTCTCAGCCAGCG GCGCGCCCTGGTATCCGATCCACAGCCGCTCTCGGAAGAAGCGCAAGCCCTATTCGAAGTTGCAACTGGCAGAGCTGGAGGGCGAGTTTCTGGTCAACGAGTTCATCACACGCCAGCGCCGGAGGGAACTCTCAGACCGCTTGAATCTTAGTGACCAGCAGGTCAAGATCTGGTTTCAGAACcggagaatgaaaaagaaaagacttctGTTGAGGGAGCAAGCTCTCTCCTTCTTTTAA